In Aegilops tauschii subsp. strangulata cultivar AL8/78 chromosome 3, Aet v6.0, whole genome shotgun sequence, one genomic interval encodes:
- the LOC109770163 gene encoding CASP-like protein 5B1 → MELSGSPGTWSGLSLRLGQFLFAAASVCVMSSAIGFANYTAFCYLIASMGLQALWSLGLACLDGYALRMKKELNSAVLVSLFVVGDWVTSILSFAASCSAGGVVVLFDKDAYFCSRDPHLPCGTFELATAFAFLSWALSATSALVMFWLLASS, encoded by the exons ATGGAGCTGTCCGGGAGCCCCGGCACGTGGAGCGGCCTCTCGCTGCGGCTGGGCCAGTTCCTCTTCGCCGCCGCGTCCGTCTGCGTCATGTCCTCCGCGATCGGCTTCGCCAACTACACCGCCTTCTG CTACTTGATTGCATCAATGGGACTACAAGCACTCTGGAGCTTGGGACTTGCGTGTCTTGATGGCTATGCTTTGAGAATGAAAAAGGAACTCAACAGTGCTGTTCTCGTGAGCTTATTCGTTGTTGGAGATTGG GTGACGTCGATCCTGTCATTCGCCGCTTCATGCTCAGCAGGAGGCGTCGTTGTTCTcttcgacaaggatgcgtacttcTGCAGCAGGGACCCGCATCTCCCGTGTGGGACATTTGAGCTCGCGACCGCGTTTGCATTCCTTTCCTGGGCGCTTAGTGCCACATCTGCCCTTGTGATGTTTTGGCTCCTCGCTTCATCTTGA